One stretch of Bombina bombina isolate aBomBom1 chromosome 7, aBomBom1.pri, whole genome shotgun sequence DNA includes these proteins:
- the CSDC2 gene encoding cold shock domain-containing protein C2 → MSSNPTTPTQPLQSPKSPVTPSYPFHREGSRLWERNHLLLGDLPSPLPTKRTRTYSATARATAGPCYKGVCKQFCRSQGHGFITPENGSEDIFVHISDIEGEYVPVEGDEVTYKMCPIPPKNQKFQAVDVVLTHLSPHTKHETWSGQMISS, encoded by the exons ATGTCGTCAAATCCCACAACCCCCACTCAGCCGTTACAGTCCCCAAAATCCCCGGTGACCCCCTCATATCCTTTCCACAGAGAGGGCAGCCGGCTGTGGGAGAGGAACCACCTCCTATTGGGGGATTTGCCCAGCCCCCTCCCAACCAAGAGGACACGAACTTATTCAGC CACTGCACGAGCCACTGCAGGTCCTTGCTACAAAGGGGTTTGCAAACAGTTCTGCCGCTCGCAGGGTCATGGATTTATCACCCCTGAAAATGGATCAGAGGACATTTTTGTGCACATTTCTGA CATCGAGGGGGAGTATGTACCAGTGGAGGGAGACGAGGTCACATACAAAATGTGTCCAATACCACCCAAGAACCAGAAATTCCAAGCCGTGGATGTTGTCCTCACTCACCTGTCGCCTCACACAAAACACGAGACATGGTCAGGACAAATGATCAGCTCCTAG